In Aegilops tauschii subsp. strangulata cultivar AL8/78 chromosome 3, Aet v6.0, whole genome shotgun sequence, one genomic interval encodes:
- the LOC109733492 gene encoding uncharacterized protein: MAKHTTLLLMAIVNILLTSTAATLAKAPAPAANKPTAYEMLGRYGFPPGILPEGVLDYELRPDGSFEVHFSDECKLRVDGQYDIHYNTRVAGNINNDTLGGLEGIKVKVFIAWVSIKEVDRDGDELRLHAGMISKSFPVGDFSSSPKCN; this comes from the coding sequence ATGGCGAAGCATACTACCCTCCTCCTCATGGCAATAGTAAACATCCTTCTCACTTCCACCGCCGCCACCCTGGCCAAGGCCCCCGCCCCCGCAGCCAACAAGCCGACGGCGTACGAAATGCTAGGGAGATATGGCTTCCCGCCGGGCATCCTCCCGGAGGGAGTGCTTGACTACGAGCTCCGACCAGACGGCTCCTTTGAGGTACACTTCTCCGATGAATGCAAACTTCGTGTTGACGGCCAGTACGACATCCACTACAACACTCGGGTCGCTGGGAACATAAATAATGACACGCTCGGCGGCCTCGAAGGCATTAAGGTGAAGGTCTTTATTGCGTGGGTCAGTATAAAGGAGGTTGACCGCGATGGGGATGAGCTTAGGCTGCACGCCGGGATGATATCCAAGTCATTCCCGGTCGGCGATTTCTCCTCTAGCCCTAAGTGTAACTGA